Proteins from a genomic interval of bacterium:
- a CDS encoding 50S ribosome-binding GTPase, with translation MSHSHTSTPTRKTESLHCEIPNDSALPRILLIGNPNVGKSVLFGLLTGKYVTVSNYPGTSVEVTFGRLKTGGVEYEFIDTPGVNGLQPRSDDERVTRDILLEKRPYGVIQVIDAKNLLRGLTLTHQLIEYDVPLILVLNMWDEAEERHITIDAKGLSKALGVPVITAIATMRVGIHELKQHLTKFVRPHFHPEFHPVIEEAVSY, from the coding sequence ATGTCCCATTCCCATACCTCTACCCCAACCCGCAAGACGGAATCGCTACACTGCGAAATTCCAAACGATTCCGCGCTCCCCCGCATTCTCCTGATTGGCAATCCCAATGTCGGCAAGAGTGTGCTGTTCGGTTTATTGACCGGCAAGTATGTCACCGTATCGAATTACCCCGGTACTTCGGTCGAAGTCACATTCGGTCGACTGAAAACCGGCGGCGTCGAGTACGAATTCATCGATACTCCCGGTGTCAATGGGCTGCAACCACGCAGCGACGACGAACGGGTTACCCGTGACATCCTGCTCGAAAAGCGTCCCTATGGCGTTATCCAAGTCATCGATGCGAAGAATTTGCTCCGCGGTTTAACATTGACCCACCAACTCATCGAGTATGACGTTCCTCTGATCCTCGTGTTGAATATGTGGGATGAAGCGGAAGAACGCCACATCACAATCGATGCGAAGGGGTTATCGAAAGCGTTAGGCGTTCCCGTAATAACTGCGATTGCGACGATGCGGGTCGGGATACACGAACTGAAACAGCATCTTACCAAATTTGTTCGTCCCCATTTCCACCCCGAATTTCACCCGGTGATTGAAGAAGCTGTCTCTTAT